In the Sinomonas cyclohexanicum genome, CGAAGCTTTCGATGGCGCCCGTGCAGCACACCGCTGCACGGGCGCCGTCGCGTCTGGGCGGCTTCGGCCTCGCTAGAGTTGGTCCGTGACATCGAGCGAGACCATGACCAATCCCCGCGCCGACCGGGTGCGCGACGTCGCCAAGCTGGCCGCACGCACCACGAGGAACCGCCGCGGGCAGTTCCTGGCAGAGGGGCCCCAGGCCGTGCGTGAGGCGCTGCGCCTCGACGCCGCGCGGCGCGCGGAGGGGAGTGGCGCCGTCGTCCTCGAGCTCTACGCCTCCGCGGCATGCCTCGATCGGTATCCCGACATCGCCGACCTGGCTGAAGCGACCGGTCGGCTGCGGCTCGCCGACGACGACGTGCTGGCCGCCATGGCGGATACGGTCAGTCCCCAGGGGATCGTCGCTGTGTGCGCGATGCTCGACGTCCCTCTCGCGTCGGTCCTCGCGGGCACCCCCCGCCTGGTCGCGGTCATGTGCCGTGTCCAGGACCCCGGAAACGCCGGCACGATCCTGCGGGCGGCAGACTCGGCCGGAGCCGATGCCGTGGTCCTCACCACCGGCAGCGTGGACATCTACAACCCCAAGGCGGTCCGCAGTACCGCCGGCTCGCTGTTCCACGTGCCGGTGGTCCTCGGCGCGGATCCCTCCGACATCGCGGCTGCGGCCCGTTCCGCGGGCCTCGGGATCCTCGCGGCCGACGGCGCGGGCTCGCTCGATCTTGACGCGCTCCAGGACGAGTCCGCGGTCCGTCGCACCCTCGGCGCGGACGCGGCGCACGACGCCGCTACGGTCGCCTACCGCCTCGAGGACCCCTCCGTGTGGCTCTTCGGCAACGAGGCGCAGGGTCTGAGCGAGGAGGAGAAGGCTCTGGCCGACCACTCGGTCGCCGTCCCGCTGTATGGGGAGGCCGAGAGCCTCAACGTCGGCACGGCCGCGACCGTCTGCCTTTACGCGAGCGCGAGGAGCCAGCGGCGCGGCCGCCTGCCGGAGAACCGGTAGGTTTGTTCCGGGCCCGCACGCACCCGCGGGGCCGGAACAGATGGAAGAGGGAAGAGCATGGCTTCTGGCGGTGGGACCAAGGCCGTTGTCGCGGCGCTGTCTGCGAACCTGTCGATCGCGGTGATGAAGTTCCTCGCGTTCGCGCTCACGGCATCCTCGTCGATGCTGGCCGAGGCGATCCACTCCGTGGCCGACTCGGGCAACCAGGTCCTCCTGCTCATTGGCGGGAGGCGGTCGAGGAAGCAGGCGGACCGCGAGCACCCGTTCGGCTACGGGCGCGAGCGGTACATGTATGCGTTCATCGTCTCGATCGTGCTGTTCAGCGTGGGCGGCCTCTTCGCGCTGTTCGAGGCCTGGGAGAAGTTCAAGGACCCCCACGGGATCGAGGGGGCCTGGTGGTGGGTTCCGCTTGCGGTCCTCGTCGGTGCCATCATCGCCGAAGGGCTCTCGTTCCGGACGGCCATCAAGGAGTCTGCCCACGATCGGGGCGACCAGTCGTGGGTGGCGTTCATCCGCAACGCGAAGAAGCCCGAGCTGCCCGTGATCCTGCTCGAGGACTTCGGAGCGCTCATCGGCCTCGTGTTCGCCCTCTTCGGCGTCTCGCTCACGCTCGTGACGGGCAACGGGATCTGGGATGCCGCCGGCACCGCGATGATCGGACTGCTCCTCGTGGTGATCGCGGCCGTCCTCGCCATCGAGACGAGCTCACTCCTCCTGGGGGAGTCGGCCACGAAGGCGGACGTGGCGAAGATCGAGGCCGCCATCGCGAGCGACGGCACGCGCGTCATCCACCTCCGGACGATGCATCTCGGGCCCGAGGAGCTCCTGGTTGGCGCGAAGATCAGCGTGGCGCGGGGAGCGAGCGGGGCCGAGATCGCGCGCTCGATCGACGACGCCGAGGCGCGCATCCGGGGCGCCGTCCCGACCGCTCGCGTGATCTACCTCGAGCCGGACATCCAGCGGGTCGATCCCTCGTAACCCGTCCTTCTGACGCGAAGGTTCGAAGAATCTTCGCGTCACCACGGTGCGCCCCGAAGGCGGCGCCCCCATGCTGGGGGTTACCTTCTGACGCGAAGGTTCGAAGAATCTTCGCGTCACCACGGTGCGCCCCGCAGGCGGCGCCCCCATGCTGGGGGTCACCTCCTGGAAGTCACGTCCCGTGGGACAACCTTCAGGAGCTGACCTTCAGGAGATGACCCTTAGACGTGGGGGCTGGGGAGGGGACGCCGTCGTTCGAGGGCACCGCTCGCGAGCGCGATCCCGAGGCCGAGCACGGCGAGGGCGGCACCGACGTAGGCGGGTGCCACGAATCCCCAGCCGGCGGCGATGACCGCGCCGCCCAAGAACGCTCCGAGCGCGTTGGCCACGTTGAGGGCGGAGTGGCTCAGGGACGTCGCGAGGGTCGCGGCACCGGGGGCGGAGTCGAGCAGCCGCGCCTGCAGCGCAGGGATGAGGACCGACCCGGAGCCGCCCACCACGAAGACCATGAGCAGCGCAAGCGGCCAGACCGGTGCCGCGAGGCCGTACAGGACCATGACGAGCGCGACGACGGCGAGGGCCCGGTAGATGGTCCCCATCACGGACCGGTCCGCGAGCCGCCCGCCCACGATGTTGCCCGCGACCATGCCGAGTCCGTAGAGCCCCACGACCACGGGCATGAGATCCTCCGGCAGGCCGGCGACCCCGGTCATGGTGTGCGCGATGTAGGTGTACGTGGCGAAGAACCCGCCGAACCCGACGACGCCGACCGCGAGGGCGAGCCACAGCTGGATCCGCCTGAGGGCCGAGAGCTCCCGGCGGATGCTCGCCTCCGGATGGGGCGGCTCGAACGGGACGAAGCGGGCCATCATGGCGACGCAGGCGACGGCGATCACGCCTGTGGCCACGAAGAGGAGGCGCCATCCGAGGGACTGGCCCAGCCAGGTCGCAGCGGGTACGCCCAGGACATTGGCGATGGTGAGGCCGGACATGACGGTGGCGATCGCCCAGCCACGCCGCGTGGGGGCGACGAGCGAGGCGGCGACGACCGCGGCGGTGCCGAAGTACGCGCCGTGCGGCAGGCCGGCGGCGAACCGCGAGACGAGCATCGCGCCGTAGTCGGCCGCCACGAACGAGGAGAGGTTCGCGAGCGCGTAGAACGCCATGAGACCGAGGAGCAGCGCCTTGCGCGGCAGCCGCGCGCCGAAGGCCGCGAGCAGCGGCGCGCCGACAACCACGCCGAGCGCGTAGGCCGAGATGAGCTGCCCGGCCTCCGGGGTGCTGATCGACAGGCCGCGCTCGATCTCCTTGAGCAGCCCCATGGTGGCGAACTCAACCGTGCCGATGGCGAAACCGCCCAATCCCAGGGCGAGCATGGCCCAGAAGAGCGGACGCGGCGCCAGCAGCGTCGAGCGGTGGAGCGCTGCCGGGGCGTCGGCGGGGACGGGGACGGGTGGCTCTGCGCCGGTGTGGGGGAGCGTGGGGTCCGGTGTGGGCACGACGGCGTTCCTCAGGTGTGGTGGGGCTGCGTTCGGTGGGGCTGTGGCGGGGAGGAACGGCGTTGGCCCTCGTCTGTGTGCCAACTCTACGGGCGGCCAGATCATTCCGATGCCACTGCCTACACTGTGAGACGTGCAGATGCAGACTCAGGACAGCACCGGCGGAGCCATGGTCCAGGTGGTGGGCGGGGCCATTGTCGACTCGATGGAACGGCCCACGCGGCTCCTTGCGGCGCGCAGGTCGGCGCCGCCTGCCTTCGCGGGCATGTGGGAGTTCCCGGGGGGCAAGGTCGAGCCCGGCGAATCGGCCGAGCAGGGACTGCGGCGGGAGCTTCTCGAGGAGCTTGGCGTCACCGTGGCCCTGGGCGCCGAGGTGGCCGGCCCGCTCGCAGAGGGATGGCCCCTGAACGACCGGGCCGCGATGCGCGTCTGGCTCGCCCAAGTGACGGATGGGGTACCGGCGCCGCTCGAAGACCACGATGAGCTCCGCTGGGTTTCCCTGGACGGCGACGGAGTCGAGCAGCTGCCCTGGATCCCGGCCGACTTCCCGATCGTCGCAGCGCTCCGCGCGCACCTCTTGCGCATCCCGTAGGGGCGTCAGAAGAGTACGTCCTGGCGCGGAGGGCCGGCTGGCGGAGCCGCCTGGGGCGCCGCAGTCTGGACGTGCTCGTCACGGTGCCCAAACGCCTCGTCCCGCTCGAAGCCCTTCCCGAACCCGTGGCGGTCCTTCGCCGCTGCCACGCGGCGCCCGAGCCACGCCCGGTAGTCCTTCGGCGCGTAGGCGCCCTTTGCGTACATCCGCCGGTACGGCCCCACGAGTCGAGGATGCTCGCGGGCGAGCCAGGACATGAACCATTCCCGTGTGCCGGGACGCAGATGCAGCGCGCCGACGGTGACTCCGGTCGCGCCGGCGGCCGCGAGCTTGGCCATGAGCGCGTCGAGGTGTTCCTCGGAGTCAGTGAGCCACGGCAGGATCGGCATGGCCATGACGCCGCACGGCAGACCGGCGTCACGCAGCCTCGAGACGAGGTGGAGCCTCGCGGCGGGAGAGGGCGTGCCCGGCTCGAGCGCGGACTGGAGCGCGGGGTCGAGCACCGCGAGTGAGATCCCGGCCCCGACCGGGACGTGCGCCGCGGCGGCCTTGAGCAGGGGCAGGTCCCGTGCCAGGAGCGTGCCCTTGGTGAGGATCGAGAACGGCGTCCCGGAATCAGCGAGCGCCCGGATGATGCCGGGCATGAGGGCATAGCGTCCCTCGGCCCGCTGGTACGGGTCCGTGTTGGTCCCGAGCGCGACGTGTTCGCGCTTCCACGACGGCTTCGACACCTCGGCCCGGAGGACCTCCCCGACATTCACCTTGACCACGAGCTGCTGGTCGAAGTCGAGGCCCGCGTCGAGGTCCAGGTACGTGTGCGTGTTCCGGGCGAAGCAGTACACGCACGCGTGGCTGCAGCCGCGATAAGGGTTCACGGTCCACCGGAACGGCATGGAGGACGCCGGCGGGACCTTGTTGAGCGCCGATTTCGCGGCGACCTCATGGAAAGTGATCCCCTGGAACTCCGGCGTCCTCACCGTGCGCAGCGCGCCCGCAAGGGACAGGAGGGGCGGCTGGGCCGGGCGGCCGCTGTCCGACTCGGGGAGCGGCTCGGCCACCGTCTGCGTGTTCCATCGCATGGAGTCTATTCGAAGCTATGTTCGAACAGGTGTCAAGCTTCCCGGCCCGTTGGGAGTGTCAGGCCGTGCCGAGCTCCCACGTGACGGTCACCGACGCCGTGATCTCCGACTCTCCCGCCTCGAGGGGCGCACCCGCCTCCGCCGCGAATGCCACCCGGCGCAGCGGCATCGGCGGCCCGACCGGGGCCGAGGGCTGGCCCGCCTCGACATGCACGACGGCGCCCAGTGGGCGGCCCGCCAGCGCGGCAAGCCGCTCGGCGGCCGCCCGGGCGTCGCGGAATGCGGCGTCCTGCGCCGAGGAACGCGCCGCGGAGGGGTCGGAGATGCCGAGCGAGAGGCCGTGGATCCGGACCGCGTCGCCACCGGCCGCGACGATTGCGTCCAACAGCTCGCCGGTCCGCGCGATCTCGCGCGCGCCGATCGTCAGCCCGCGGCTGGCGGCGTACCCCACGAGCTGCTGCCCGCGCCCCTCCTCCCACGTCATCTCGGGCGTGACGGACAGCGAGGCCGAGGCGATGTCGGAGCGCGCGACGCCGGTGCGCAGCGCCGCGGCCACGATCGCCTCCGAAGCCCGGGACGCGCCGTCGTACGCGTCACCGAGGCGAGGCGCGCGGACCTCCGAACCGATCCGCAGGATCGCGATGTCCGGCACGGCGGTCACCGATCCGGTGCCGGTGACGGTGATGGAGTCCGGGTGGCTCATGGCTGGGTGTCCTTCCGGGGTCGGTAGCCGCCGTCCTCGAGGCCGGCGAGGCGCTCGAAGGGGTTGAGCGAAGCGGGGTCGCCGCCGAAGGCGAGGGATACAAGGGCGCCCGCGAGGTGACAGGCGAAGTAGAGCGGCAGGAACGGCAGGCCGAGGCACGCGGCGTACTGGGTGGCATGCCGCGCCTCGTGGGCGAGGAGCTCCCGGCGGGCGAGCAGCTCCTCGGCGCTGCCCCGGGTGAGGATCACGTTACCGACCGTGAAGGCGCCCGCCACGGGCAGGCGCGGCGTGTAGCGCTCGGCCACGAACAAGCCGTCGGGCCCGCGGCGCAGGGGAGTGCGGGCCGCCGCGGCCAGTGCAAGGCCCAGCGGCGTCGAGAGGTTCAGGGTGTTGAGCACGGCCCGTGCCCGGCTGCCTGCGCGCACAGGGGCATAGTAGCCCGTGAACTAGACTTGACGGGTGCCCGAGACAACGCCCCCATCAGCTGAGACCGAAGCAGCGACCGAAGCACCCGTGATCGCACCGAGCGTTCCAGACCCCGTCGACGAGGTGGCCATCGCGGCCGCCGTCGAGGAGGCGTTCTCCGCCATCGCCGCTGCACCGGACCTTGACGCGCTCAAGGCCGCCCGCATCGCGCACACCGGCGAGAAGTCGCCGCTCGCGCTCGCGAACCGCGCCATCGGCTCCCTCCCCAAGGAGTCCAAGGCGGCCGCCGGCAAGATCGTGGGCGGCGCCCGCGGCCGGGTCAACAAGGCCGTCGCCGAGCGCCAGGCCGTCCTCGAGGCGGAGAACGACGCCCGCATCCTCGTCGAGGAGACCGTCGACGTCACGGCGGCCCCGCGCCGCCGTCGTGCGGGCGCGCGCCACCCGCTCTCGACCCTCCAGGACCGCGTGAGCGAGATCTTCGTCGGGATGGGCTGGGAGATTGCCGAGGGTCCCGAGGTCGAGTCGGAGTGGTTCAACTTCGACGCCCTCAACTTCAAGCCGGACCACCCCGCGCGAGAGATGCAGGACACGTTCTTCGTGGACCCGCCCGAGGCGCACCTGCTCATGCGCACGCACACCTCCCCGGTGCAGGTCCGCTCGATGCTCGAGCGCGAGGTGCCGATCTACGTCCTGTGCCCCGGCAAGGTGTTCCGCACCGACGAGCTCGATGCGACGCACACGCCCGTGTTCCATCAATTCGAGGGCCTCGCGATCGACAAGGACCTCTCCATGGCGGACCTGCGCGGCACCCTCGAGCACTTCGCTCGGCAGATGTTCGGCGCCGAGGCCAAGATCCGGCTCCGCCCCAATTACTTCCCGTTCACCGAGCCGAGCGCCGAGCTGGACATCTGGCACCCCGGCGCGAAGGGCGGCCCGGCGTGGATCGAGTGGGGCGGCTGCGGCATGGTCAACCCGAACGTGCTGCGCGCCGCCGGGATCGACCCCGAGCTGTACTCGGGCTTCGCGTTCGGCATGGGCATCGAGCGCACGCTCATGTTCCGCAACGAGGTCGCCGACATGCACGACATGATCGAGGGCGACGTCCGCTTCAGCCAGCACTTCGGGATGGAGATCTAACCCATGCGAATCCCCCTTTCATGGCTGCGCGAGTACACGCAGCTCCCTGCGGACGCGACCGCAGAGGACCTCATGGCCGACCTCGTGAAGGTCGGGCTCGAGGAGGAGGCCGTGCACCGGCCCTCCGACACGATCAGCGGCCCCATCGTGGTGGGCCAGGTGCTCAGCGCCGTCAAGGAGCCGCAGAGCAACGGCAAGACCATCAACTGGTGCCAGGTCCGCGTGGTCCCCGAGGGCCAGAAGCAGACGCTCACCGGCAAGGGCATCGAGCCTTCCGGCATCCAGGGCATCGTGTGCGGCGCCCACAACTTCGAGGCTGGGGACAAGGTCGTGGTGACCCTGCCCGGCGCGACCCTGCCCGGCGACTTCCACATTGCCGCCCGCAAGACCTACGGCCACGTTTCCGCCGGGATGATCGCGTCCGTGCGCGAGCTCGGCATCGGCGACGACCACGATGGCATCCTCGTGCTGTCCCGGATCGGCCTCGACCCCGAGATCGGCACCGACGCGCTCGAGCTCCTCGGCCTGAAGGACGAGGCCGCCGAGATCAACGTGACTCCCGACCGCGCGTACTGCTTCTCGATCCGGGGCATCGCCCGCGAGTACTCGCACGCCACCGGCACGGAGTTCACCGACCCGGCCACGCTCGTGGCCGCGCCCGAGACGCTCGACGGGGGGCACGCCGTCGTGCTGGACGACGACGCCCCCATCTACGGCGTGCCCGGGTGCGACCGGTTCGTGGCGCGCACGGTGCGCGGCATCGACCCGGCCCGTCCCACCCCGCAGTGGATGGTCTCGCGGCTGCGCCTGGCAGGCGTCCGCTCGATCTCGCTGCCCGTGGACATCTCGAACTACGTCATGTTCGAGCTCGGCCAGCCGATCCACAATTACGACCTCGACAAGCTCACCGGTGCCATCACCGTCCGGCGCGCCGCACCGGGCGAGAAGATCACGACCCTCGACGACAAGGTCCGCGACCTCGACCCCGAGGACCTCCTGATCACGGACGAGTCCGGCCCGATCGGCATCGCCGGCGTCATGGGCGGGGCCACGACCGAGTGCTCGGACACGACCGTGAACGTCCTGGTCGAGGCCGCCCACTTCGACCCCGTGAGCATCGGCCGCTCGCGCCGCCGCCACAAGCTGCCCTCCGAGGCATCCAAGCGGTTCGAGCGCGGCGTCGACTGGAATGTCGCGGGCGTCGCGGCGCAGCGCGTCGTCGACCTCCTCGTCGAGCTCGGCGGCGGGACGGCGGACGAGGCAGGCACCGACGTCGGGACCGCGCCGGAAGCGGTGCGGATCGACCTCCCGGCCGAGTTCGCGTCGCGGCGGATCGGCATGGAGTTCAGCGACGAGCTCATCACGCGCGCCCTCGGGGACCTGGGCGCGGACGTGCAGCGGGCCGGCGCGGACTTCGTGGTCACGCCGCCGAGCTGGCGCAACGACCTCGAGACCAAGGAGGACCTCTCCGAGGAGATCGCCCGTCTGGTCGGGTACGACAAGATCCCGGCGACGCTCCCCGTGGCGCCCCCCGGGCGCGGGTTCACCCGCACGCAGCAGCAGCGGCGCCGGCTCGTCCAGGCGCTCGCGGACGCCGGCCTGACCGAGGTCCTCGCGTACCCCTTCGCGACCAAGGCGGAGAACGAGACCTTCGGTGTGGCCGAGGAGGGTGCCGTGCGCCCGGCCGTCAAGCTCGCCAACCCGCTGAGTGAGGAGCGCGGCTGGCTGCGCACCTCGCTGCTGCCGGGCCTGATCGACACGGCCAAGCGCAACCACGGCCGCGGCTTCCGGGACCTCGCACTGTACGAGGCCGGTCTCGTGTTCCTCCCCGGCGACGGTGCGCTCGGCACCGCGGAGATCCCGCCGCTCGGCGTGCGCCCCTCGGACGAGGTCCTCGACTCGCTCTACGACGGTCTTCCGAACCAGCCGCTGCACGTCGCGGGCATCTTCACGGGCAAGGACTCGCCCGAGGCGCCCGGCGCAACGCCGCGTGCGTGGGATTGGGCGGACGCGCTCGACGCCGCGCGGCTCGTCGGCGACGTCCTCGGCGTCGAGCTCGTGGTCGCCCAGGGGGCGCACCAGGCGTTCCACCCGGGCCGCGCCGCCCAGCTTTCGCTGCGCTCCGGGGAGGTCATCGGGTACGCGGGCGAGCTGCACCCGAAGCTGCTCGCGCAGCTGGACATGCCGGCGCGCTCCGTCGCGTTCGAACTGGACGCCGAGGCACTCTTCGAAGCCGCCGCCGACGTCGTGGTGGCCAAGCACATCTCGACGTTCCCCGTCGCGACCCAGGACGTCGCGCTGATCGTCGACGCCGAGCTGCCCGCCGACTCCGTGCTCGGCGCCCTGCGCGAGGGTGCCGGCGAGCTGCTCGAGGACGTGCACCTCTTCGACGTGTACACGGGCAAGGGCATCGACGAGGGCAAGAAGTCCCTCGCGTTCGGCCTGCGCTTCCGCGCCGAGGACCGTACCCTCACCGCCGACGAGGCCTCCGAGGCGCGCGCCGCCGCCGTGGCGCTCGCCGCGAAGCGGTTCGGCGCGGTCCAGCGCTGACCACCTGAGGAAGCCGTGCTCCTGCGGGCAGTGCCGCTCGGTTCACCCGGGTCGGCGCTGCCCGCCGGCGTCTGCACCCCCGGCGAGCTCGAGCGGGCCGCCGCGATGGTGGACCCGGCGCGGCGGCACGGGTTCCTCGCCGGGCGGCTCGCGCTGCGGGCGTTCGTGGCGGAGCTCCTCGGGGTGGATCCGGAGCTCGTGGTCCCGGCCTATGCCTGTCCCGACTGCGGGCCGGGGGAGCACGGCGTGCCCGGCTTCGCTCTCGCTGCCGGTCCCGGCTCCGCGCACGACGACGGGGGGCGGCTGCCGCTGGATGTCGCCGCGAGCATGTCCCGGGCGGGAGGGTGGGCCATCCTCGCCGCTGAGGTCACCCCGTGTACCGCCGAGGTCACCTCGTCGCGTGCGAGGCCGGGGATCGGCGTCGACCTTGCCTTCGTAGCGGACTTCCGCGATGCGATCCCGAAGGCCGCCTTCTCGGCGACCGAGCGCCGTCGTGCGTACAGGGCGGCCGACCCGCCAGGCGAGGCCGCGCGGCTGTGGGCCCGCAAGGAGGCACTGCTCAAGGCCCTTGGCACCGGGCTGCGGGCAGATCCTTCCCATGTCGAGACCGTCGGCGAAAGCCGGGTCCACGATCTGGACACCCGTGGGCTCGGGCTCCCAGAGGGATTCGTCGCGGCCCTCGCACGCACCTGACTGGCGACAAGCCGAAGGCCCTCCACCACCACCGCGTCCGCGGAAGTGAAGGTCAAGCGCCAGCTACGACCGGGGTGGGCCACCACGGTCGTAGCTGGTCAGCTATACGACATACCTGCG is a window encoding:
- a CDS encoding TrmH family RNA methyltransferase translates to MTNPRADRVRDVAKLAARTTRNRRGQFLAEGPQAVREALRLDAARRAEGSGAVVLELYASAACLDRYPDIADLAEATGRLRLADDDVLAAMADTVSPQGIVAVCAMLDVPLASVLAGTPRLVAVMCRVQDPGNAGTILRAADSAGADAVVLTTGSVDIYNPKAVRSTAGSLFHVPVVLGADPSDIAAAARSAGLGILAADGAGSLDLDALQDESAVRRTLGADAAHDAATVAYRLEDPSVWLFGNEAQGLSEEEKALADHSVAVPLYGEAESLNVGTAATVCLYASARSQRRGRLPENR
- a CDS encoding cation diffusion facilitator family transporter, which produces MASGGGTKAVVAALSANLSIAVMKFLAFALTASSSMLAEAIHSVADSGNQVLLLIGGRRSRKQADREHPFGYGRERYMYAFIVSIVLFSVGGLFALFEAWEKFKDPHGIEGAWWWVPLAVLVGAIIAEGLSFRTAIKESAHDRGDQSWVAFIRNAKKPELPVILLEDFGALIGLVFALFGVSLTLVTGNGIWDAAGTAMIGLLLVVIAAVLAIETSSLLLGESATKADVAKIEAAIASDGTRVIHLRTMHLGPEELLVGAKISVARGASGAEIARSIDDAEARIRGAVPTARVIYLEPDIQRVDPS
- a CDS encoding MFS transporter, yielding MLALGLGGFAIGTVEFATMGLLKEIERGLSISTPEAGQLISAYALGVVVGAPLLAAFGARLPRKALLLGLMAFYALANLSSFVAADYGAMLVSRFAAGLPHGAYFGTAAVVAASLVAPTRRGWAIATVMSGLTIANVLGVPAATWLGQSLGWRLLFVATGVIAVACVAMMARFVPFEPPHPEASIRRELSALRRIQLWLALAVGVVGFGGFFATYTYIAHTMTGVAGLPEDLMPVVVGLYGLGMVAGNIVGGRLADRSVMGTIYRALAVVALVMVLYGLAAPVWPLALLMVFVVGGSGSVLIPALQARLLDSAPGAATLATSLSHSALNVANALGAFLGGAVIAAGWGFVAPAYVGAALAVLGLGIALASGALERRRPLPSPHV
- a CDS encoding (deoxy)nucleoside triphosphate pyrophosphohydrolase, giving the protein MQTQDSTGGAMVQVVGGAIVDSMERPTRLLAARRSAPPAFAGMWEFPGGKVEPGESAEQGLRRELLEELGVTVALGAEVAGPLAEGWPLNDRAAMRVWLAQVTDGVPAPLEDHDELRWVSLDGDGVEQLPWIPADFPIVAALRAHLLRIP
- a CDS encoding Rv2578c family radical SAM protein; this translates as MRWNTQTVAEPLPESDSGRPAQPPLLSLAGALRTVRTPEFQGITFHEVAAKSALNKVPPASSMPFRWTVNPYRGCSHACVYCFARNTHTYLDLDAGLDFDQQLVVKVNVGEVLRAEVSKPSWKREHVALGTNTDPYQRAEGRYALMPGIIRALADSGTPFSILTKGTLLARDLPLLKAAAAHVPVGAGISLAVLDPALQSALEPGTPSPAARLHLVSRLRDAGLPCGVMAMPILPWLTDSEEHLDALMAKLAAAGATGVTVGALHLRPGTREWFMSWLAREHPRLVGPYRRMYAKGAYAPKDYRAWLGRRVAAAKDRHGFGKGFERDEAFGHRDEHVQTAAPQAAPPAGPPRQDVLF
- a CDS encoding SIMPL domain-containing protein is translated as MSHPDSITVTGTGSVTAVPDIAILRIGSEVRAPRLGDAYDGASRASEAIVAAALRTGVARSDIASASLSVTPEMTWEEGRGQQLVGYAASRGLTIGAREIARTGELLDAIVAAGGDAVRIHGLSLGISDPSAARSSAQDAAFRDARAAAERLAALAGRPLGAVVHVEAGQPSAPVGPPMPLRRVAFAAEAGAPLEAGESEITASVTVTWELGTA
- a CDS encoding DUF4157 domain-containing protein; translated protein: MRAGSRARAVLNTLNLSTPLGLALAAAARTPLRRGPDGLFVAERYTPRLPVAGAFTVGNVILTRGSAEELLARRELLAHEARHATQYAACLGLPFLPLYFACHLAGALVSLAFGGDPASLNPFERLAGLEDGGYRPRKDTQP
- the pheS gene encoding phenylalanine--tRNA ligase subunit alpha, with product MIAPSVPDPVDEVAIAAAVEEAFSAIAAAPDLDALKAARIAHTGEKSPLALANRAIGSLPKESKAAAGKIVGGARGRVNKAVAERQAVLEAENDARILVEETVDVTAAPRRRRAGARHPLSTLQDRVSEIFVGMGWEIAEGPEVESEWFNFDALNFKPDHPAREMQDTFFVDPPEAHLLMRTHTSPVQVRSMLEREVPIYVLCPGKVFRTDELDATHTPVFHQFEGLAIDKDLSMADLRGTLEHFARQMFGAEAKIRLRPNYFPFTEPSAELDIWHPGAKGGPAWIEWGGCGMVNPNVLRAAGIDPELYSGFAFGMGIERTLMFRNEVADMHDMIEGDVRFSQHFGMEI
- the pheT gene encoding phenylalanine--tRNA ligase subunit beta, with protein sequence MRIPLSWLREYTQLPADATAEDLMADLVKVGLEEEAVHRPSDTISGPIVVGQVLSAVKEPQSNGKTINWCQVRVVPEGQKQTLTGKGIEPSGIQGIVCGAHNFEAGDKVVVTLPGATLPGDFHIAARKTYGHVSAGMIASVRELGIGDDHDGILVLSRIGLDPEIGTDALELLGLKDEAAEINVTPDRAYCFSIRGIAREYSHATGTEFTDPATLVAAPETLDGGHAVVLDDDAPIYGVPGCDRFVARTVRGIDPARPTPQWMVSRLRLAGVRSISLPVDISNYVMFELGQPIHNYDLDKLTGAITVRRAAPGEKITTLDDKVRDLDPEDLLITDESGPIGIAGVMGGATTECSDTTVNVLVEAAHFDPVSIGRSRRRHKLPSEASKRFERGVDWNVAGVAAQRVVDLLVELGGGTADEAGTDVGTAPEAVRIDLPAEFASRRIGMEFSDELITRALGDLGADVQRAGADFVVTPPSWRNDLETKEDLSEEIARLVGYDKIPATLPVAPPGRGFTRTQQQRRRLVQALADAGLTEVLAYPFATKAENETFGVAEEGAVRPAVKLANPLSEERGWLRTSLLPGLIDTAKRNHGRGFRDLALYEAGLVFLPGDGALGTAEIPPLGVRPSDEVLDSLYDGLPNQPLHVAGIFTGKDSPEAPGATPRAWDWADALDAARLVGDVLGVELVVAQGAHQAFHPGRAAQLSLRSGEVIGYAGELHPKLLAQLDMPARSVAFELDAEALFEAAADVVVAKHISTFPVATQDVALIVDAELPADSVLGALREGAGELLEDVHLFDVYTGKGIDEGKKSLAFGLRFRAEDRTLTADEASEARAAAVALAAKRFGAVQR
- a CDS encoding 4'-phosphopantetheinyl transferase family protein, which codes for MLLRAVPLGSPGSALPAGVCTPGELERAAAMVDPARRHGFLAGRLALRAFVAELLGVDPELVVPAYACPDCGPGEHGVPGFALAAGPGSAHDDGGRLPLDVAASMSRAGGWAILAAEVTPCTAEVTSSRARPGIGVDLAFVADFRDAIPKAAFSATERRRAYRAADPPGEAARLWARKEALLKALGTGLRADPSHVETVGESRVHDLDTRGLGLPEGFVAALART